In one Nitrososphaera viennensis EN76 genomic region, the following are encoded:
- a CDS encoding zinc ribbon domain-containing protein → MSEPSIRCQSCGMPLGDGFYGTDSDGSVTKEYCKFCFQDGAFTMPGLTAEDMIKRSVDFMTKNLGIPAQKAEEMSRAVIPGLKRWKK, encoded by the coding sequence ATGTCAGAGCCTTCAATAAGATGCCAGAGCTGCGGCATGCCTCTTGGCGACGGGTTTTACGGCACAGACAGCGACGGTAGTGTAACAAAAGAATACTGCAAGTTCTGCTTCCAGGACGGCGCGTTTACGATGCCGGGCCTGACCGCCGAGGACATGATAAAAAGGTCGGTCGACTTTATGACAAAGAACCTCGGCATCCCTGCGCAAAAGGCCGAAGAGATGTCCCGCGCAGTCATACCGGGATTGAAAAGGTGGAAAAAGTGA
- a CDS encoding V0D/AC39 family V-type ATPase subunit: MANKVSIPSKIFGTVLAHSMRGKMLSRTELQTLAESRDVEELVTRMKNTIYLDALAKLTKPYTAEKVEGALREHLVNTHAKMVTLSGGAGVLNAYFVKYITWNLKIILKGKALGRTYEELLPKINLRAEELVGRRDLVVKALVAKDFDEAVASLQGSEFGEDARKAAAVYKEKGDVRAFDTYLDHAFYKSLDKSMFSESPLQDVQKLVTVDIDAYNVLAVLRAKYWGLSAQETSDLIATTTTKISRDTLQKMINVEKIQEAIGELSNTAYRDLIPKSAENDIDAIMQLEEGFERASVRRIMASYRTVFTLGNMLATLKLMMLEIRNLAAIAAGVEQKIPVDKIMASMAKTTVQ; this comes from the coding sequence ATGGCTAACAAGGTCAGCATTCCAAGCAAGATCTTTGGCACCGTTCTTGCCCACAGCATGAGGGGCAAGATGCTTTCAAGGACAGAGCTCCAGACCCTTGCAGAGTCGAGGGACGTCGAAGAGCTCGTAACCAGGATGAAGAACACCATCTACCTTGACGCGCTTGCAAAACTGACCAAGCCGTACACCGCGGAAAAGGTGGAAGGCGCGCTGCGCGAGCACCTTGTAAACACGCACGCCAAGATGGTCACGCTTTCAGGCGGCGCAGGAGTGCTCAACGCTTATTTCGTCAAGTACATCACGTGGAACCTGAAGATTATCCTGAAGGGCAAGGCGCTTGGCAGGACGTACGAAGAACTGCTGCCGAAAATCAACCTGCGAGCCGAAGAGCTCGTGGGAAGGCGCGACCTCGTGGTCAAGGCGCTTGTCGCAAAGGACTTTGACGAGGCCGTGGCGTCCCTGCAGGGAAGCGAGTTTGGCGAGGACGCAAGAAAGGCGGCAGCAGTGTACAAGGAAAAGGGCGACGTGAGAGCGTTTGACACGTACCTTGACCACGCTTTCTACAAGTCGCTTGACAAGTCCATGTTTTCCGAGTCGCCGCTGCAGGACGTCCAGAAACTTGTCACGGTCGACATCGACGCCTACAATGTGCTTGCAGTTCTGAGGGCCAAGTACTGGGGCCTGTCGGCGCAGGAGACAAGCGACCTCATCGCTACCACGACGACAAAGATAAGCAGGGACACGCTCCAAAAGATGATAAACGTGGAAAAGATCCAGGAGGCAATAGGCGAGCTGTCAAACACCGCGTACCGCGACCTGATACCCAAGAGCGCCGAAAACGACATTGACGCTATAATGCAGCTCGAGGAGGGCTTTGAGCGCGCCTCGGTCAGGAGGATAATGGCGTCGTACAGGACGGTGTTCACGCTCGGCAACATGCTTGCAACGCTAAAGCTGATGATGCTGGAGATACGCAACCTTGCGGCAATTGCCGCCGGCGTCGAGCAAAAGATACCCGTCGACAAGATAATGGCCAGCATGGCCAAGACTACCGTGCAATAG
- the cbiT gene encoding precorrin-6Y C5,15-methyltransferase (decarboxylating) subunit CbiT, whose protein sequence is MWDYRTPGIPDELFERTEEVPITKEDVRALAISKLRLKEGYSAIDVGCGSGSITVELCLQTKGQIYAIDFDNNAVELTKKNLAKFGTAAQVILGKAQDVLPTLPQVDAVVVGGTWGDARQVIQLAVDRLKKGGRIVIDTILIETMYQALAAVGELGLKDIDITQVTIAKARKVTTGTMMLARNPVMMISATK, encoded by the coding sequence TTGTGGGACTATCGCACGCCCGGCATCCCTGACGAGCTTTTCGAGCGCACCGAAGAAGTGCCGATAACAAAGGAGGACGTGCGTGCACTCGCAATAAGCAAGCTTCGGCTAAAGGAAGGGTATTCAGCCATTGACGTGGGATGCGGCAGCGGAAGCATAACAGTCGAGCTGTGCCTGCAGACAAAAGGACAGATCTATGCAATCGACTTTGACAACAACGCAGTCGAGCTGACGAAAAAGAACCTTGCCAAGTTTGGAACAGCTGCGCAGGTGATCCTTGGAAAAGCGCAGGACGTGCTGCCGACGCTGCCGCAGGTGGACGCCGTCGTTGTGGGGGGCACGTGGGGCGACGCAAGGCAGGTGATACAGCTGGCCGTGGACAGGCTGAAAAAAGGAGGCAGGATTGTTATCGACACGATATTGATAGAGACGATGTACCAGGCGCTTGCCGCAGTCGGCGAGCTGGGGCTGAAAGACATTGACATCACGCAGGTGACGATTGCAAAGGCGCGCAAGGTTACGACGGGCACGATGATGCTTGCGCGAAACCCGGTGATGATGATCTCGGCTACAAAGTAA
- a CDS encoding DNA-methyltransferase, protein MHDNSGGPYRVLRYGNNSSATLYLKDCIAGFNDDVRKGSVDVVVTSPPYNIGIGYNSYRDSMPREKYLEWIEQVGVAAKRALADDGSFFLNIGNRPKDQWIAWDVASVMRRHFVLQNVITWVKSIAIGKADAGDYPGIAGDIAVGHFKPVASERFLNDCYEYIFHFTKNGETKLDKLAVGIPYQDKSNIGRWKKAKQDRRDRGNTWFIPYETIQSRKDRPHPATFPVKLPEMCIMLHGRAGLVADPFTGIGSTALAAKKLGISFVGFEIDRSYLDEAIARLLTL, encoded by the coding sequence ATGCATGATAACAGCGGCGGTCCGTACAGGGTGCTTCGCTACGGCAACAATAGCTCTGCCACCCTGTACCTAAAGGACTGCATCGCAGGTTTCAATGACGACGTCAGGAAAGGGTCGGTAGACGTCGTTGTCACGTCGCCCCCGTACAACATCGGGATCGGCTACAACTCGTACCGCGACAGCATGCCCCGCGAGAAATACCTTGAATGGATAGAACAAGTCGGCGTTGCGGCCAAGAGGGCGCTTGCCGACGACGGCTCGTTCTTTCTAAACATCGGCAACAGGCCAAAGGACCAGTGGATCGCGTGGGACGTTGCCTCCGTCATGCGCAGGCACTTTGTGCTGCAGAACGTCATAACGTGGGTCAAGTCGATTGCGATAGGCAAGGCAGACGCAGGCGACTATCCGGGAATCGCCGGCGACATTGCGGTGGGCCACTTCAAGCCCGTCGCAAGCGAGCGCTTCCTCAACGACTGCTACGAGTACATTTTCCATTTCACGAAAAACGGCGAGACAAAGCTGGACAAGCTCGCAGTCGGGATCCCGTACCAGGACAAGAGCAACATCGGCAGGTGGAAAAAAGCAAAACAGGACAGGCGCGACCGGGGAAACACGTGGTTCATACCGTACGAGACGATACAGAGCAGAAAGGACAGGCCGCACCCGGCGACCTTTCCGGTAAAGCTGCCCGAGATGTGCATCATGCTACACGGCCGCGCCGGGCTTGTCGCCGACCCCTTTACCGGCATCGGCTCGACCGCGCTTGCCGCAAAAAAACTCGGGATTTCGTTTGTCGGGTTCGAGATAGACAGGAGCTACCTTGACGAGGCGATAGCCAGGCTTCTTACTTTGTAG
- a CDS encoding cation diffusion facilitator family transporter: MTTEEERRRNNLALERMKKLKIVLVLTSSYLVAEVAGGLLTNSLALLADAGHMLTDVGGLTLALFAISYARRPATPQRTYGFYRMEILASLANGVALILLSIYILYEAYTRIFAPPEVQSLSMTIVAAIGLGVNLTGMRLLGGEKGGGHNYHRHHHHDSSSHPDEHGHDDKEEEKNLNIEGARLELLSDMLGSIGVIAAGAIIMATGLYLADPIVSIGLAVFILPRTWSLLKKSVHILMEGVPSNISYEEVKNAILQVRGVTGIFDMHIWTITSGINALSAHVVVIDTGRSNAILQEINSLLENRFRITHATIQIESYHSESGAP, translated from the coding sequence ATGACAACAGAAGAAGAAAGGAGGAGAAACAATCTGGCACTGGAGCGGATGAAAAAGCTCAAGATAGTGCTTGTGCTGACTTCTAGCTATCTCGTTGCCGAAGTGGCCGGCGGCCTTCTCACCAACAGCCTGGCGCTGCTTGCAGACGCTGGCCACATGCTTACCGATGTCGGCGGCCTGACCCTGGCGCTCTTTGCCATCAGCTACGCCCGCAGGCCGGCCACCCCGCAGAGGACGTACGGCTTTTACAGGATGGAGATACTTGCATCGCTGGCAAACGGCGTAGCCCTGATACTGCTGTCGATATACATCCTGTACGAAGCCTACACGCGCATTTTTGCGCCTCCCGAAGTCCAGAGCCTGTCCATGACCATAGTGGCCGCGATTGGCCTTGGAGTCAACCTGACAGGGATGCGGCTGCTGGGAGGCGAAAAAGGAGGAGGGCACAACTACCATCGCCATCATCACCATGATAGTAGCTCTCACCCAGACGAGCACGGCCATGACGACAAAGAAGAGGAGAAAAACCTGAACATAGAAGGTGCGCGCCTGGAGCTTCTTTCCGACATGCTTGGATCGATTGGCGTGATTGCCGCCGGCGCGATAATAATGGCAACAGGGCTCTACCTAGCAGACCCGATAGTCAGCATCGGCCTGGCGGTGTTCATCCTTCCAAGGACGTGGTCCCTGCTCAAAAAGTCGGTCCACATCCTGATGGAAGGGGTCCCAAGCAACATATCATACGAAGAAGTGAAAAACGCGATACTCCAGGTAAGGGGAGTGACCGGGATATTTGACATGCACATATGGACCATAACATCGGGCATCAACGCCCTGTCCGCGCACGTCGTCGTGATAGACACAGGCAGGTCAAATGCAATATTGCAGGAGATAAACTCGCTCCTTGAAAATCGTTTCAGGATCACCCACGCCACAATCCAGATAGAAAGTTATCACTCTGAATCAGGCGCGCCTTGA
- a CDS encoding PPOX class F420-dependent oxidoreductase, producing the protein MGPDLSQFEGQQCINLETYRKSGQPVATPVWFTIDGDRLFVVTRSETGKVKRLRNNETVRVMPCGMRGEPKGEWVGARARFATPEETEKALKQRSKKYGFKAKIAGLFSSGRGDLVAISIAPEGA; encoded by the coding sequence GTGGGCCCGGACCTATCGCAGTTTGAAGGACAGCAGTGCATCAACCTTGAAACCTACAGGAAAAGCGGCCAGCCGGTGGCAACCCCTGTGTGGTTCACCATAGACGGCGACAGGCTGTTTGTCGTGACAAGGAGCGAGACGGGCAAGGTCAAGCGCCTGCGCAACAACGAAACCGTCAGGGTGATGCCGTGCGGGATGCGCGGCGAGCCAAAGGGCGAGTGGGTGGGAGCAAGGGCGCGGTTTGCCACGCCGGAAGAGACAGAGAAGGCGCTGAAGCAGAGGAGCAAGAAATACGGCTTCAAGGCCAAGATCGCAGGGCTTTTTTCATCTGGTAGGGGCGATCTTGTGGCAATATCAATAGCGCCAGAAGGAGCATAG
- a CDS encoding PepSY domain-containing protein, with the protein MAAVPFVASAQTTTGEDDDDNSNNTNNDTMTAPETNGTATTDQADNSTATEEETLTAPETDNATATTGQEDSTVIVGTIVVNSTQTVGDFDEDLLAVQEDNATQTAAAEVTNGTVVDSQLDVVQGFLVYTVTVLDVANQNLYHVIVDPGDGSVLYASPGIPVGNSYIEDVVGEIGGDSGDGGNSGDDDDDDNDE; encoded by the coding sequence ATGGCAGCAGTGCCATTTGTTGCTTCCGCGCAGACCACAACTGGCGAGGATGATGATGACAACAGCAACAACACCAACAACGACACTATGACCGCGCCGGAAACTAACGGCACAGCAACGACCGACCAGGCAGACAATAGCACCGCCACTGAAGAAGAAACCCTGACCGCCCCGGAAACTGACAACGCCACAGCAACAACCGGCCAAGAAGACTCTACCGTGATAGTGGGAACAATCGTCGTCAACAGCACCCAAACAGTAGGCGACTTTGATGAAGACCTTCTGGCCGTGCAAGAGGACAACGCCACACAGACAGCAGCCGCCGAGGTCACCAATGGCACAGTAGTCGACAGCCAGCTGGACGTGGTACAGGGCTTCCTAGTGTACACGGTTACAGTGCTGGACGTTGCCAACCAAAACCTCTATCATGTAATCGTTGATCCAGGCGACGGAAGTGTGCTCTACGCCTCGCCAGGCATACCCGTAGGCAACTCGTACATAGAAGATGTAGTAGGTGAAATTGGAGGAGATAGCGGAGACGGGGGAAACAGCGGGGACGACGATGACGACGACAACGACGAATGA
- a CDS encoding DUF2267 domain-containing protein, whose protein sequence is METQDLVNQLAQRVGITPEQANTAIALVSKTLLQKADPNKASSLLSKLPSSITNIFSDSEKQQFTTAQQNVSNEEVISKISADAGINDQKKAQQVTEEAVKLLQEKTGEGDLLENVMGKFKKIDLNPFD, encoded by the coding sequence ATGGAAACACAGGATCTGGTAAATCAACTGGCCCAGCGCGTAGGAATCACCCCGGAGCAGGCAAACACGGCAATCGCTCTGGTTTCAAAGACGCTGTTGCAAAAAGCCGACCCAAACAAAGCGTCAAGTCTTCTGTCAAAGCTGCCGTCCAGCATTACAAATATTTTCTCAGACAGCGAAAAGCAGCAGTTCACGACGGCCCAGCAGAACGTGAGCAACGAAGAGGTGATCAGCAAGATCAGCGCTGATGCCGGGATAAACGACCAGAAAAAGGCCCAGCAGGTCACAGAAGAAGCAGTAAAACTGCTCCAGGAGAAAACAGGGGAAGGCGATCTGCTGGAAAACGTCATGGGCAAGTTCAAGAAAATAGATCTCAACCCGTTTGACTAG
- a CDS encoding MBL fold metallo-hydrolase — MPLREVENVEVTCLVDNNVDVLLPDTEVAHRPVLAENWYERPLIAEHGFSAAVTLEVNGRKHRLLLDSGLDPLAAAHNADMLGFDLTSCELVISSHGHIDHAGGLLSVRKKMNPGQRVPLVLHKDAFRNRMVKFQDGRKIINLPAPNRSLLAQAGYEIVEEQSHSLWIDGSVLVTGEIARSNNFEKGLPNHYSEVEEGGKMENDPLIKDDQAVILNVKDKGLVIITGCGHAGIINTLNYAKELTGEDRIYAVLGGMHLTGGLFEPIIPRTTDELEGLKPKFVVPCHCSGLKAVTQIARKMPDAFMQNSVGTNYTF, encoded by the coding sequence ATGCCCTTGAGGGAAGTCGAGAATGTAGAGGTCACCTGCCTAGTCGACAATAACGTAGACGTGCTTTTGCCAGATACCGAAGTGGCGCACCGGCCAGTTCTGGCGGAAAATTGGTATGAACGGCCGCTGATTGCAGAGCACGGGTTTTCTGCAGCTGTAACACTGGAGGTGAATGGAAGAAAGCACAGGCTGTTGCTCGATTCTGGCCTGGATCCGCTGGCTGCCGCTCACAACGCAGACATGCTTGGCTTTGACTTGACGAGCTGCGAGCTAGTCATTTCGAGCCACGGCCACATCGACCATGCCGGAGGTCTGCTCAGTGTCAGGAAAAAGATGAATCCAGGGCAAAGAGTCCCCCTCGTGCTCCACAAGGACGCCTTTAGAAACAGGATGGTAAAATTCCAGGACGGCAGGAAGATAATAAATCTGCCGGCGCCAAACAGGTCCCTTCTGGCCCAGGCAGGGTACGAGATCGTCGAGGAGCAGTCTCACAGCCTGTGGATCGACGGCAGCGTGCTTGTCACCGGGGAAATAGCTAGAAGTAACAATTTTGAAAAAGGCCTTCCCAACCACTATTCGGAAGTGGAAGAAGGGGGAAAGATGGAAAACGACCCGCTGATCAAAGACGATCAGGCCGTCATCTTGAATGTCAAAGACAAAGGACTTGTGATTATCACGGGCTGCGGGCATGCGGGGATAATAAACACTCTAAATTATGCCAAGGAATTGACAGGAGAAGATAGGATATACGCCGTGCTCGGAGGGATGCACCTGACAGGCGGGCTCTTTGAGCCAATAATCCCCAGAACCACGGACGAGCTTGAGGGATTGAAGCCCAAGTTCGTCGTTCCATGTCACTGCTCCGGCTTGAAAGCTGTCACCCAGATAGCCAGAAAGATGCCCGATGCTTTTATGCAAAATAGTGTCGGAACCAACTATACCTT